A genome region from Variovorax paradoxus includes the following:
- a CDS encoding M16 family metallopeptidase: MKHLPPRRAASGAVLAMALFAPWAMPAQAQSTPASTPPSAAAAAAPGPQQFTLANGMTLIVQPDRRSPTAVQMVWVRVGSMDEVDGTSGVAHALEHMMFKGTKDIKPGEFSRRVAALGGQENAFTTRDYTGYYQQIPVGSLEQVMKLESDRFANNQWPDDEFRREIEVVKEERRLRTEDQPRALLGEQQNAAVFTASPYHRPVVGWMSDLDAMTPEDVRDFHRRWYVPANAVLVVAGDVDVAQVRAMAEKYYGRIPSRAVPVRKPRVEPAQRGIRRLEFKAPAEQAYVSLAYRVPQLAGIDDTNSDAWALVVLSAVLDGYAGARLDRALTQGPDRVADSAGAYSGFVGRGPQLFVLDGVPAAGKSAEAVEAALRAQVTRIARDGVGEAELARVKTQWVASETYKRDSVMAQARELGSNWIQGLPLDASERIVARLQAVTAAQVQAVAARYFGDDQLTVATLRPLPPEPRRGRGFAAPAGELR, from the coding sequence ATGAAACACCTCCCGCCACGCCGTGCTGCGTCTGGTGCGGTGCTGGCGATGGCGCTCTTCGCGCCGTGGGCCATGCCTGCGCAGGCCCAATCCACACCGGCTTCCACGCCGCCTTCCGCCGCTGCAGCCGCGGCGCCCGGACCCCAGCAATTCACATTGGCAAACGGCATGACGCTGATCGTGCAGCCCGACCGGCGCTCGCCGACCGCGGTGCAGATGGTCTGGGTCCGCGTCGGGTCCATGGACGAGGTCGACGGCACGTCCGGTGTGGCACATGCGCTCGAACACATGATGTTCAAGGGCACCAAGGACATCAAGCCCGGCGAGTTCTCGCGACGCGTGGCCGCCCTCGGCGGCCAGGAAAACGCCTTCACCACGCGCGACTACACCGGCTACTACCAGCAGATTCCGGTCGGCAGCCTCGAGCAGGTGATGAAGCTGGAGTCCGACCGCTTCGCCAACAACCAGTGGCCCGACGACGAGTTCAGGCGCGAGATCGAGGTGGTCAAGGAAGAGCGCCGCCTGCGCACCGAGGACCAGCCGCGCGCGTTGCTCGGCGAGCAGCAGAACGCGGCCGTCTTCACTGCGTCGCCCTACCACCGCCCCGTGGTCGGCTGGATGAGCGACCTCGACGCCATGACGCCGGAGGACGTGCGCGACTTCCACAGGCGCTGGTACGTGCCCGCCAACGCCGTCCTGGTGGTGGCCGGCGACGTCGACGTGGCGCAGGTGCGCGCCATGGCCGAGAAGTACTACGGGCGAATTCCATCGCGCGCGGTGCCGGTGCGCAAGCCGCGCGTCGAGCCCGCGCAGCGCGGCATCCGGCGCCTCGAATTCAAGGCGCCGGCTGAGCAGGCCTACGTGTCGCTCGCCTACCGCGTGCCGCAACTGGCCGGCATCGACGACACGAACAGCGACGCCTGGGCGCTGGTGGTGCTGTCGGCGGTGCTCGACGGGTACGCCGGGGCGAGGCTCGACCGCGCGCTCACGCAGGGTCCCGACCGCGTCGCCGATTCGGCCGGCGCCTACTCGGGCTTCGTCGGCCGCGGCCCGCAGCTCTTCGTGCTCGACGGCGTGCCGGCGGCCGGCAAGAGCGCCGAAGCGGTCGAGGCGGCCCTGCGCGCCCAGGTGACGCGCATCGCCAGGGACGGCGTGGGCGAAGCCGAACTGGCCCGTGTCAAGACCCAGTGGGTGGCCAGCGAAACCTACAAGCGCGACTCTGTGATGGCGCAGGCGCGCGAACTGGGCAGCAACTGGATCCAGGGCCTGCCGCTGGACGCCAGCGAGCGCATCGTCGCCCGGCTGCAGGCCGTCACGGCCGCGCAGGTGCAGGCCGTGGCCGCCAGGTACTTCGGCGACGACCAGCTCACGGTCGCCACGCTGCGGCCCCTGCCGCCCGAGCCCAGGCGCGGCCGCGGCTTCGCGGCGCCCGCGGGCGAACTGCGCTGA